A stretch of the Aphis gossypii isolate Hap1 chromosome 2, ASM2018417v2, whole genome shotgun sequence genome encodes the following:
- the LOC114131946 gene encoding uncharacterized protein LOC114131946 isoform X2: MTDAIMELTSYRTLVKRALSLGLPGNLKKDEYVELLSLHQMGFDYESKRLAHIMKTKRQTSRQTMKRNNTKKLVKKRSVGRPRKSKIKYEELSSEETSLESIKMLNQVATSISVEKAQSRSTVRPPKNNSRANSEVHVSSSSCMENIVYQPPIAKTTSALLRNMLLSTDRTRFNRSTTNNCLTISNNNNTYCNYYQLDKSKPLNLEVSHRTSSLAENLCRSKWKNSNKKLNIPIKEIKSSVSGNSYLPNLQAFPDIPQLADVDINASFELDNSNYSTHDQTDTETVLCVDDSDTLSNESAENIEQEQQEFDQRWAMSVRMENGELSTPLVNCETFNSLDDVSLLGPQDTALVQNDVIQNYIETNDVQFMQLPDSSCEVIRTLQYYESRLLTSPWSIPEHNHNESILNQQSGHNEQLNTTASNHTLAEFANMLPCPIAGCLWYSHSATLYVHLFTCHQEMIYYGNSIAHVFRCQDIQNFCFFTHLQFVQNTIYIITVAFDGYSHTFVATIQHVSSYGDNTSASQTTAILTASSLCNDTDQHSWSGPVQPYSVPLDVLHADGRCLFIDPTNSEQMIINVNLTVPLVYSNDSMFACL; this comes from the exons ATGACGGACGCGATAATGGAGTTGACATCGTACCGGACGCTGGTGAAGCGTGCTCTGAGCCTCGGCCTGCCCGGCAATCTAAAG aaaGACGAGTATGTTGAATTATTGAGTTTACACCAAATGGGATTTGACTACGAGTCTAAACGTTTGGCACATATAATGAAAACGAAAAGACAGACCTCGAGACAGACCATGAAAAGAAACAATACCAAGAAGTTGGTAAAAAAGCGGTCAGTTGGTAGACctcgaaaatcaaaaatcaaatatgaaGAGTTGTCTTCTGAAGAAACATCATTAGAGAGTATAAAAATGCTTAATCAAGTAGCTACTAGTATATCAGTTGAAAAAGCTCAAAGTCGTTCAACTGTTAGACCACCAAAGAATAATTCTCGAGCTAATTCCGAAGTtcat gtATCCTCTTCCAGCTGTATGGAAAACATTGTCTATCAACCTCCAATTGCAAAGACTACAAGTGCACTTCTGAGAAATATGTTGCTTTCAACTGATAGAACTAGGTTTAATAGATCTACGACGAATAATTGTCTTACTATctcaaacaataacaatacatattgtaaCTATTATCAG ttgGATAAATCAAAACCCTTAAATCTAGAAGTTTCACATAGAACTTCATCATTAGCTGAAAATTTGTGCCGA agtAAATGGAAAAacagcaataaaaaattgaacatacctataaaagaaattaaatcatcTGTATCTGGAAATAGTTACCTACCTAACCTTCAAGCTTTTCCTGATATTCCACAATTGGCTGATGTCGATATTAATGCGAGTTTTGAGCTAGATAATTCTAACTATAGcac acATGATCAAACTGATACAGAAACAGTGCTATGTGTTGATGACTCTGATACTTTGAGTAATGAGTCTGCAGAAAACATAGAACAAGAACAGCAAGAGTTTGATCAACGTTGGGCTATGTCAGTTCGTATGGAAAATGGAGAATTGTCAACACCACTTGTTAATTGTGAAACATTTAATTCACTAGATGAT gtttcTTTGTTGGGGCCACAAGATACAGCATTAGTACAAAATGatgttatacaaaattacattgaAACAAATGATGTCCAGTTTATGCAACTACCAGATTCCAGTTGTGAAGTGATTAGAACTTTGCAGTACTATGAGTCAAGATTATTAACAAGTCCTTGGTCTATTCCAGAACAT AATCATAATGAGTCTATTTTAAACCAACAATCAGGGCATAATgaacaattaaatacaacGGCATCAAATCATACTTTAGCGGAATTTGCAAACATGCTTCCTTGTCCAATTGCTGGTTGCTTATGGTATTCACATTCTGCAACTTTATATGTTCATTTATTTACA TGTCACCAAGAAATGATATACTACGGAAATTCAATTGCACATGTGTTCAGGTGTCaagatattcaaaatttttgtttttttacccATTTACAATTCgtacaaaatactatttatataatcacaGTTGCTTTTGATGGCTACAGTCACACATTTGTTGCCACCATTCag cATGTTTCGTCATATGGTGACAATACAAGTGCTTCGCAAACTACAGCTATACTGACCGCTAGTTCTCTATGTAACGATACTGATCAACATTCGTGGAGTGGTCCAGTACAGCCTTACAGTGTTCCATTAGATGTACTTCATGCTGATGGtagatgtttatttattgaccCTACCAATTCTGaacaaatgataattaatgttaatttaacagTGCCATTGGTTTATTCAAATGATTCAATGTTTGCctgtttatga
- the LOC114131946 gene encoding uncharacterized protein LOC114131946 isoform X3, which produces MTDAIMELTSYRTLVKRALSLGLPGNLKKDEYVELLSLHQMGFDYESKRLAHIMKTKRQTSRQTMKRNNTKKLVKKRSVGRPRKSKIKYEELSSEETSLESIKMLNQVATSISVEKAQSRSTVRPPKNNSRANSEVHVSSSSCMENIVYQPPIAKTTSALLRNMLLSTDRTRFNRSTTNNCLTISNNNNTYCNYYQSKWKNSNKKLNIPIKEIKSSVSGNSYLPNLQAFPDIPQLADVDINASFELDNSNYSTHDQTDTETVLCVDDSDTLSNESAENIEQEQQEFDQRWAMSVRMENGELSTPLVNCETFNSLDDVSLLGPQDTALVQNDVIQNYIETNDVQFMQLPDSSCEVIRTLQYYESRLLTSPWSIPEHLQNHNESILNQQSGHNEQLNTTASNHTLAEFANMLPCPIAGCLWYSHSATLYVHLFTCHQEMIYYGNSIAHVFRCQDIQNFCFFTHLQFVQNTIYIITVAFDGYSHTFVATIQHVSSYGDNTSASQTTAILTASSLCNDTDQHSWSGPVQPYSVPLDVLHADGRCLFIDPTNSEQMIINVNLTVPLVYSNDSMFACL; this is translated from the exons ATGACGGACGCGATAATGGAGTTGACATCGTACCGGACGCTGGTGAAGCGTGCTCTGAGCCTCGGCCTGCCCGGCAATCTAAAG aaaGACGAGTATGTTGAATTATTGAGTTTACACCAAATGGGATTTGACTACGAGTCTAAACGTTTGGCACATATAATGAAAACGAAAAGACAGACCTCGAGACAGACCATGAAAAGAAACAATACCAAGAAGTTGGTAAAAAAGCGGTCAGTTGGTAGACctcgaaaatcaaaaatcaaatatgaaGAGTTGTCTTCTGAAGAAACATCATTAGAGAGTATAAAAATGCTTAATCAAGTAGCTACTAGTATATCAGTTGAAAAAGCTCAAAGTCGTTCAACTGTTAGACCACCAAAGAATAATTCTCGAGCTAATTCCGAAGTtcat gtATCCTCTTCCAGCTGTATGGAAAACATTGTCTATCAACCTCCAATTGCAAAGACTACAAGTGCACTTCTGAGAAATATGTTGCTTTCAACTGATAGAACTAGGTTTAATAGATCTACGACGAATAATTGTCTTACTATctcaaacaataacaatacatattgtaaCTATTATCAG agtAAATGGAAAAacagcaataaaaaattgaacatacctataaaagaaattaaatcatcTGTATCTGGAAATAGTTACCTACCTAACCTTCAAGCTTTTCCTGATATTCCACAATTGGCTGATGTCGATATTAATGCGAGTTTTGAGCTAGATAATTCTAACTATAGcac acATGATCAAACTGATACAGAAACAGTGCTATGTGTTGATGACTCTGATACTTTGAGTAATGAGTCTGCAGAAAACATAGAACAAGAACAGCAAGAGTTTGATCAACGTTGGGCTATGTCAGTTCGTATGGAAAATGGAGAATTGTCAACACCACTTGTTAATTGTGAAACATTTAATTCACTAGATGAT gtttcTTTGTTGGGGCCACAAGATACAGCATTAGTACAAAATGatgttatacaaaattacattgaAACAAATGATGTCCAGTTTATGCAACTACCAGATTCCAGTTGTGAAGTGATTAGAACTTTGCAGTACTATGAGTCAAGATTATTAACAAGTCCTTGGTCTATTCCAGAACAT ttacagAATCATAATGAGTCTATTTTAAACCAACAATCAGGGCATAATgaacaattaaatacaacGGCATCAAATCATACTTTAGCGGAATTTGCAAACATGCTTCCTTGTCCAATTGCTGGTTGCTTATGGTATTCACATTCTGCAACTTTATATGTTCATTTATTTACA TGTCACCAAGAAATGATATACTACGGAAATTCAATTGCACATGTGTTCAGGTGTCaagatattcaaaatttttgtttttttacccATTTACAATTCgtacaaaatactatttatataatcacaGTTGCTTTTGATGGCTACAGTCACACATTTGTTGCCACCATTCag cATGTTTCGTCATATGGTGACAATACAAGTGCTTCGCAAACTACAGCTATACTGACCGCTAGTTCTCTATGTAACGATACTGATCAACATTCGTGGAGTGGTCCAGTACAGCCTTACAGTGTTCCATTAGATGTACTTCATGCTGATGGtagatgtttatttattgaccCTACCAATTCTGaacaaatgataattaatgttaatttaacagTGCCATTGGTTTATTCAAATGATTCAATGTTTGCctgtttatga
- the LOC114131946 gene encoding uncharacterized protein LOC114131946 isoform X1, translated as MTDAIMELTSYRTLVKRALSLGLPGNLKKDEYVELLSLHQMGFDYESKRLAHIMKTKRQTSRQTMKRNNTKKLVKKRSVGRPRKSKIKYEELSSEETSLESIKMLNQVATSISVEKAQSRSTVRPPKNNSRANSEVHVSSSSCMENIVYQPPIAKTTSALLRNMLLSTDRTRFNRSTTNNCLTISNNNNTYCNYYQLDKSKPLNLEVSHRTSSLAENLCRSKWKNSNKKLNIPIKEIKSSVSGNSYLPNLQAFPDIPQLADVDINASFELDNSNYSTHDQTDTETVLCVDDSDTLSNESAENIEQEQQEFDQRWAMSVRMENGELSTPLVNCETFNSLDDVSLLGPQDTALVQNDVIQNYIETNDVQFMQLPDSSCEVIRTLQYYESRLLTSPWSIPEHLQNHNESILNQQSGHNEQLNTTASNHTLAEFANMLPCPIAGCLWYSHSATLYVHLFTCHQEMIYYGNSIAHVFRCQDIQNFCFFTHLQFVQNTIYIITVAFDGYSHTFVATIQHVSSYGDNTSASQTTAILTASSLCNDTDQHSWSGPVQPYSVPLDVLHADGRCLFIDPTNSEQMIINVNLTVPLVYSNDSMFACL; from the exons ATGACGGACGCGATAATGGAGTTGACATCGTACCGGACGCTGGTGAAGCGTGCTCTGAGCCTCGGCCTGCCCGGCAATCTAAAG aaaGACGAGTATGTTGAATTATTGAGTTTACACCAAATGGGATTTGACTACGAGTCTAAACGTTTGGCACATATAATGAAAACGAAAAGACAGACCTCGAGACAGACCATGAAAAGAAACAATACCAAGAAGTTGGTAAAAAAGCGGTCAGTTGGTAGACctcgaaaatcaaaaatcaaatatgaaGAGTTGTCTTCTGAAGAAACATCATTAGAGAGTATAAAAATGCTTAATCAAGTAGCTACTAGTATATCAGTTGAAAAAGCTCAAAGTCGTTCAACTGTTAGACCACCAAAGAATAATTCTCGAGCTAATTCCGAAGTtcat gtATCCTCTTCCAGCTGTATGGAAAACATTGTCTATCAACCTCCAATTGCAAAGACTACAAGTGCACTTCTGAGAAATATGTTGCTTTCAACTGATAGAACTAGGTTTAATAGATCTACGACGAATAATTGTCTTACTATctcaaacaataacaatacatattgtaaCTATTATCAG ttgGATAAATCAAAACCCTTAAATCTAGAAGTTTCACATAGAACTTCATCATTAGCTGAAAATTTGTGCCGA agtAAATGGAAAAacagcaataaaaaattgaacatacctataaaagaaattaaatcatcTGTATCTGGAAATAGTTACCTACCTAACCTTCAAGCTTTTCCTGATATTCCACAATTGGCTGATGTCGATATTAATGCGAGTTTTGAGCTAGATAATTCTAACTATAGcac acATGATCAAACTGATACAGAAACAGTGCTATGTGTTGATGACTCTGATACTTTGAGTAATGAGTCTGCAGAAAACATAGAACAAGAACAGCAAGAGTTTGATCAACGTTGGGCTATGTCAGTTCGTATGGAAAATGGAGAATTGTCAACACCACTTGTTAATTGTGAAACATTTAATTCACTAGATGAT gtttcTTTGTTGGGGCCACAAGATACAGCATTAGTACAAAATGatgttatacaaaattacattgaAACAAATGATGTCCAGTTTATGCAACTACCAGATTCCAGTTGTGAAGTGATTAGAACTTTGCAGTACTATGAGTCAAGATTATTAACAAGTCCTTGGTCTATTCCAGAACAT ttacagAATCATAATGAGTCTATTTTAAACCAACAATCAGGGCATAATgaacaattaaatacaacGGCATCAAATCATACTTTAGCGGAATTTGCAAACATGCTTCCTTGTCCAATTGCTGGTTGCTTATGGTATTCACATTCTGCAACTTTATATGTTCATTTATTTACA TGTCACCAAGAAATGATATACTACGGAAATTCAATTGCACATGTGTTCAGGTGTCaagatattcaaaatttttgtttttttacccATTTACAATTCgtacaaaatactatttatataatcacaGTTGCTTTTGATGGCTACAGTCACACATTTGTTGCCACCATTCag cATGTTTCGTCATATGGTGACAATACAAGTGCTTCGCAAACTACAGCTATACTGACCGCTAGTTCTCTATGTAACGATACTGATCAACATTCGTGGAGTGGTCCAGTACAGCCTTACAGTGTTCCATTAGATGTACTTCATGCTGATGGtagatgtttatttattgaccCTACCAATTCTGaacaaatgataattaatgttaatttaacagTGCCATTGGTTTATTCAAATGATTCAATGTTTGCctgtttatga
- the LOC114131946 gene encoding uncharacterized protein LOC114131946 isoform X4 encodes MKDEYVELLSLHQMGFDYESKRLAHIMKTKRQTSRQTMKRNNTKKLVKKRSVGRPRKSKIKYEELSSEETSLESIKMLNQVATSISVEKAQSRSTVRPPKNNSRANSEVHVSSSSCMENIVYQPPIAKTTSALLRNMLLSTDRTRFNRSTTNNCLTISNNNNTYCNYYQLDKSKPLNLEVSHRTSSLAENLCRSKWKNSNKKLNIPIKEIKSSVSGNSYLPNLQAFPDIPQLADVDINASFELDNSNYSTHDQTDTETVLCVDDSDTLSNESAENIEQEQQEFDQRWAMSVRMENGELSTPLVNCETFNSLDDVSLLGPQDTALVQNDVIQNYIETNDVQFMQLPDSSCEVIRTLQYYESRLLTSPWSIPEHLQNHNESILNQQSGHNEQLNTTASNHTLAEFANMLPCPIAGCLWYSHSATLYVHLFTCHQEMIYYGNSIAHVFRCQDIQNFCFFTHLQFVQNTIYIITVAFDGYSHTFVATIQHVSSYGDNTSASQTTAILTASSLCNDTDQHSWSGPVQPYSVPLDVLHADGRCLFIDPTNSEQMIINVNLTVPLVYSNDSMFACL; translated from the exons ATG aaaGACGAGTATGTTGAATTATTGAGTTTACACCAAATGGGATTTGACTACGAGTCTAAACGTTTGGCACATATAATGAAAACGAAAAGACAGACCTCGAGACAGACCATGAAAAGAAACAATACCAAGAAGTTGGTAAAAAAGCGGTCAGTTGGTAGACctcgaaaatcaaaaatcaaatatgaaGAGTTGTCTTCTGAAGAAACATCATTAGAGAGTATAAAAATGCTTAATCAAGTAGCTACTAGTATATCAGTTGAAAAAGCTCAAAGTCGTTCAACTGTTAGACCACCAAAGAATAATTCTCGAGCTAATTCCGAAGTtcat gtATCCTCTTCCAGCTGTATGGAAAACATTGTCTATCAACCTCCAATTGCAAAGACTACAAGTGCACTTCTGAGAAATATGTTGCTTTCAACTGATAGAACTAGGTTTAATAGATCTACGACGAATAATTGTCTTACTATctcaaacaataacaatacatattgtaaCTATTATCAG ttgGATAAATCAAAACCCTTAAATCTAGAAGTTTCACATAGAACTTCATCATTAGCTGAAAATTTGTGCCGA agtAAATGGAAAAacagcaataaaaaattgaacatacctataaaagaaattaaatcatcTGTATCTGGAAATAGTTACCTACCTAACCTTCAAGCTTTTCCTGATATTCCACAATTGGCTGATGTCGATATTAATGCGAGTTTTGAGCTAGATAATTCTAACTATAGcac acATGATCAAACTGATACAGAAACAGTGCTATGTGTTGATGACTCTGATACTTTGAGTAATGAGTCTGCAGAAAACATAGAACAAGAACAGCAAGAGTTTGATCAACGTTGGGCTATGTCAGTTCGTATGGAAAATGGAGAATTGTCAACACCACTTGTTAATTGTGAAACATTTAATTCACTAGATGAT gtttcTTTGTTGGGGCCACAAGATACAGCATTAGTACAAAATGatgttatacaaaattacattgaAACAAATGATGTCCAGTTTATGCAACTACCAGATTCCAGTTGTGAAGTGATTAGAACTTTGCAGTACTATGAGTCAAGATTATTAACAAGTCCTTGGTCTATTCCAGAACAT ttacagAATCATAATGAGTCTATTTTAAACCAACAATCAGGGCATAATgaacaattaaatacaacGGCATCAAATCATACTTTAGCGGAATTTGCAAACATGCTTCCTTGTCCAATTGCTGGTTGCTTATGGTATTCACATTCTGCAACTTTATATGTTCATTTATTTACA TGTCACCAAGAAATGATATACTACGGAAATTCAATTGCACATGTGTTCAGGTGTCaagatattcaaaatttttgtttttttacccATTTACAATTCgtacaaaatactatttatataatcacaGTTGCTTTTGATGGCTACAGTCACACATTTGTTGCCACCATTCag cATGTTTCGTCATATGGTGACAATACAAGTGCTTCGCAAACTACAGCTATACTGACCGCTAGTTCTCTATGTAACGATACTGATCAACATTCGTGGAGTGGTCCAGTACAGCCTTACAGTGTTCCATTAGATGTACTTCATGCTGATGGtagatgtttatttattgaccCTACCAATTCTGaacaaatgataattaatgttaatttaacagTGCCATTGGTTTATTCAAATGATTCAATGTTTGCctgtttatga
- the LOC126550150 gene encoding uncharacterized protein LOC126550150 gives MWFNSMISNNWKMSIAIGGIAVGFAGLAAAYNKLYNNENRQVKYEIIPIYKNKLEELGMVDNNSTIGPIFLCGKKNNDDFDLPDEIIIENYLNSFSEDPYNNTYSRSLMETGNQTGLAKSFTCIQKKNMNSLKRHVKKNWRRKKIKTRRES, from the exons ATGTGGTTCAATAGCATGATATCCAATAATTGGAAAATGAGTATTGCCATTGGCGGTATTGCGGTGGGCTTTGCGGGCTTGGCTGCTGCTTACAATAAACTG tacaataatgaaaatcgtcaagttaaatatgaaatcataccaatatacaaaaataaacttgaaGAATTAGGAATGGTTGACAATAATTCGACCATAGgtccaatatttttatgtg GAAAAAAGAACAATGATGACTTCGATTTGCCTGATGAAATcatcattgaaaattatttgaattcttTTAGCGAAGATccatataacaatacatattcACGCTCATTAATGGAAACGGGAAATCA AACTGGTCTCGCCAAATCATTTACTTgcatccaaaaaaaaaatatgaactcgTTGAAGAGGCATGTAAAGAAGAATTggcgaagaaaaaaaataaaaacaagaagAGAAAGTTGA
- the LOC126550030 gene encoding uncharacterized protein LOC126550030 — translation MWFNSMISNNWKMSIAIGGIAVGFAGLAAAYNKLYNNENRQVKYEIIPIYKNKLEELGMVDNNSTIGPIFLCGKKNNDDFDLPDEIIIENYLNSFSEDPYNNTYSRSLMETGNQTGLAKSFTCIQKKKYELVEEACKEELAKKKNKNKKRKLMRQIRRTLALNLLGTFAILRGDYETAIEHLTSVVETPSASKKLVINSLIKRSSILYQRRQFKESLDDLQLAENYIHEIKRSNEI, via the exons ATGTGGTTCAATAGCATGATATCCAATAATTGGAAAATGAGTATTGCCATTGGCGGTATTGCGGTGGGCTTTGCGGGCTTGGCTGCTGCTTACAATAAACTG tacaataatgaaaatcgtcaagttaaatatgaaatcataccaatatacaaaaataaacttgaaGAATTAGGAATGGTTGACAATAATTCGACCATAGgtccaatatttttatgtg GAAAAAAGAACAATGATGACTTCGATTTGCCTGATGAAATcatcattgaaaattatttgaattcttTTAGCGAAGATccatataacaatacatattcACGCTCATTAATGGAAACGGGAAATCA AACTGGTCTCGCCAAATCATTTACTTgcatccaaaaaaaaaaatatgaactcgTTGAAGAGGCATGTAAAGAAGAATTggcgaagaaaaaaaataaaaacaagaagAGAAAGTTGATGAGACAAATTCGAAGAACATTGGCGTTAAATCTACTTGGGACTTTTGCCATACTACGGGGAGATTATGAGACTGCAATCGAACATCTCACTAGTGTTGTAGAAACACCAAGTGCTTCTAAaaag TTGGTGATAAATTCGTTAATCAAGAGATCTTCAATTTTGTATCAACGCAGACAATTTAAAGAATCTCTTGATGATTTACAACTAgcagaaaattatattcatgagATCAAGCGatcaaatgaaatataa
- the LOC114129573 gene encoding negative elongation factor D — MEDDYDEYRRWDGDVDVEADDNDDILENPQETLTQCLEKFSSADYIMEPGIFSQLKRYFQVGGTPEHVIELLSKNYIGVAQMANMVAEWLILGGVAVGEVQSFVENHLKDMVLKTFDPKKADTIFSEEGETPAWLTEMIEHKIWRSLIYRLAEEYPDCLMLNFTIKLISDAGYQGEITSISTASQQIEVYSRILKNFITESIKTSSENRQNTIQECAKMVCHSQHTYVFTLVALQVLAKETNGGVNMKRFSQEITRCAQERNDVTPITMALNGAAPYDQPCAALSSMLSRNALNPADINVLHKHYSSTDSPPVSLLRIPQFLELLVQALFKPGMKLNPEYKPKYIYLYAYSASVYEVTSGKKRKVINKDDLKSTIQAVDKVHSICNMNKSSTELIAEVATIYHCIRYPAVAVGLICWVESTVTEPSFFKLCTEHTPTHLALLDEVVTCHPQLHNIILKLFVSLFESKQDELEILVHLEMKKMLLDRMVNLLCCGCVVPVIKYIEQCWHRGDTDISLIRYFVTEALEAVSPPYSVEFVDLFLPIVENEEITGTMRCDGENDPVSEFIVHCKGMTI, encoded by the exons ATGGAAGACGACTATGATGAATATCGTCGTTGGGATGGTGACGTCGATGTAGag GCTGACGACAATGACGACATATTAGAAAATCCACAAGAAACTCTAACTCAATGCTTAGAGAAATTTAGTAGTGCTGATTATATCATGGAACCAGGAATATTTTCACAGCTTAAAAG gtattttcaaGTGGGTGGAACTCCTGAGCATGTAATAGAATTGTTATCAAAGAATTATATTGGTGTCGCTCAGATGGCAAATATGGTAGCTGAATGGTTAATTCTAGGAG gtgTTGCGGTTGGTGAGGTTCAATCTTTTGTTGAGAATCATCTCAAAGATATGGTCCTAAAAACATTTGATCCAAAAAAAGCAGATACAATATTTAGTGAAGAGGGAGaa ACTCCAGCTTGGTTAACAGAAATgattgaacataaaatatggaggtcattaatttatagattagCAGAAGAATATCCTGATTGTTTGATGCTGAACTTTACAATTAag ttgatATCAGATGCTGGATATCAGGGTGAAATTACAAGTATATCTACAGCTTCTCAACAAATTGAAGTATACTCccgaatattaaaaaattttattacagaATCTATAAAAACATCTAGTGAAAATCGTCAAAATACAATTCAAGAATGTGCt aaaatggTATGTCATAGCCAACATACATATGTTTTTACATTAGTTGCTCTTCAAGTTTTAGCTAAAGAAACTAATGGTGGAGTAAACATGAAGAGATTTTCTCAAGAAATAACACGTTGTGCCCAAGAGAG gaATGATGTGACTCCCATTACTATGGCATTAAATGGCGCTGCCCCGTATGACCAACCTTGTGCAGCGTTAAGTTCTATGTTATCACGAAATGCCTTAAATCCTGctgatataaatgtattacataagcATTATTCATCAACAGATTCTCCTCCTGTCAGTTTATTAAGAATACCTCAATTTCTTg aattattAGTGCAGGCTCTATTTAAGCCTGGAATGAAATTAAATCCAGAATACAAACCCAAGTACATTTATCTTTATGCATATTCTGCTAGTGTGTATGAAGTCACATCTGGTAAAAAAAGGAAAGTTATTAATAAGGAtgatttaaaatcaacaataCAAGCGGTTGATAAAGTTCATAGCATttgtaatatgaataaaagttCAACAGAATTAATTGCCGAAGTAGCAACTATTTACCATTGTATcag ATATCCCGCTGTTGCTGTTGGTTTAATATGTTGGGTTGAGAGTACTGTGACCGAACCCAGTTTTTTCAAGTTATGTACTGAACATACACCTACACATTTAGCACTCTTAGATGAAGTTGTTACATGCCATCCACAAttgcataatatcatattaaaattatttgtgtctCTTTTTGAATCTAAACAGGATGAACTAGAAATTCTAGTACAT ttggAGATGAAAAAGATGTTGCTTGACCGTATGGTAAACTTGTTGTGTTGTGGTTGTGTTGTtcctgttataaaatatatcgaacAATGTTGGCATAGAGGAGATACTGATATTTCTTTGATACGTTATTTTGTTAcagaa gcTTTGGAAGCAGTTTCTCCTCCTTATTCAGTTGAATtcgttgatttatttttaccaattgTTGAAAATGAAGAAATAACTGGTACAATGAGATGTGATGGAGAAAATGATCCAGTCTCAGAATTTATTG TGCATTGCAAAGGAATGACAATATAA